Proteins encoded in a region of the Megalops cyprinoides isolate fMegCyp1 chromosome 3, fMegCyp1.pri, whole genome shotgun sequence genome:
- the hspa4a gene encoding heat shock 70 kDa protein 4a → MSVVGFDVGFQSCYVAVARAGGIETIANEYSDRSTPACVSFGPRNRSIGAAAKSQVVTNCKNTVQGFKRFHGRAYTDPYIQSSKSSLVYDLAQMPTGTTGIKVMYMEEEKIFSIEQVTAMLLTKLKETAEGALKKPVADCVISVPCFFTDAERRSVIDAAQIAGLNCLRLMNETTAVALAYGIYKQDLPAPEEKPRTVVFVDIGHSGYQVSVCAFNKGKLKVLATAFDPELGGKDFDEMLVNHFCEEFQKKYKLDVKSKPRALVRLYQECEKLKKLMSANSSDLPLNIECFMNDIDVSSKFNRGAFEEMCAGILAKVEAPLRSVMEQTKLKKEDIYAVEIVGGASRIPAIKERVSKFFGKELSTTLNADEAVARGCALQCAILSPAFKVREFSITDVVPYPISLKWNSAAEEGLSDCEVFPKNHAAPFSKVLTFYRKEPFSLEAYYNTPKELPYPDPTIGQFMIQKVVPQASGESSKVKVKVRVNIHGVFSVSSASLVEVQKSAEGEEPMETDTPTKDEENKMQVDQEEQKAQGDSQKENEDKKSETEEMETTTEDGKQEKKTDQPPQAKKPKVKTKTVDLPIENSLHWQLANDMLNLFVENEGKMIMQDKLEKERNDAKNCVEEYVYEMRDKLHGVLEKFVNEADRDTFSLKLEDTENWLYEDGEDQQKQVYIDKLAELKKLGQPIQDRYMEAEERPKAFEELGKQIQQYMKIVEAFKTKEEQYDHLDEAEVTKVDKMVNDAMIWMNSKMNQQSKQDLALDPTVKVTEIRSKTKELYSACNPIVSKPKPKVEPPKEEKAAEQNGPVNGQENTEAQPASPEKGTAGSQPAPESTDNKLPEMDID, encoded by the exons ATGTCAGTGGTAGGATTTGATGTCGGCTTCCAGAGCTGCTATGTTGCTGTTGCTCGTGCCGGAGGAATAGAAACCATAGCCAATGAGTACAGCGACCGATCTACACC AGCGTGTGTGTCCTTCGGACCTCGTAATCGTTCAATAGGTGCAGCAGCGAAAAGCCAG GTTGTCACAAACTGTAAGAACACAGTCCAAGGGTTCAAGCGTTTCCATGGCAGGGCCTACACTGACCCCTACATCCAGTCTTCAAAGTCCAGCCTTGTCTACGATCTCGCCCAAATGCCCACGGGGACAACTGGCATTAAG GTGATGTACATGGAGGAAGAGAAGATATTCAGTATTGAGCAAGTGACCGCCATGCTGCTGACCAAACTAAAGGAGACTGCTGAGGGGGCGCTGAAGAAGCCAGTGGCCGACTGTGTCATCTCC GTTCCCTGCTTCTTCACCGATGCCGAGAGGAGGTCTGTCATCGATGCTGCTCAGATCGCCGGCCTCAACTGCCTGCGGCTGATGAACGAGACGACTGCGG TGGCGCTGGCATATGGAATTTATAAACAGGACCTCCCGGCCCCTGAGGAGAAGCCCAGGACTGTGGTGTTTGTGGATATCGGTCACTCCGGATACCAGGTGTCGGTCTGCGCGTTCAATAAAGGAAAGCTCAAG GTTCTTGCCACAGCTTTTGACCCAGAGCTGGGTGGGAAAGACTTTGACGAGATGCTGGTGAATCACTTCTGCGAGGAGTTCCAAAAGAAGTACAAGCTGGATGTGAAGTCCAAGCCCAGGGCCCTGGTACGCCTGTACCAGGAGTGCGAGAAACTCAAGAAGCTGATGAGCGCCAACTCTTCAGACCTGCCCCTGAACATTGAGTGCTTTATGAATGACATCGACGTCTCTTCAAAATTCAACAG GGGCGCATTTGAGGAGATGTGCGCGGGGATTTTGGCCAAAGTGGAGGCTCCTCTGCGCAGCGTCATGGAACAGACCA AGCTGAAGAAGGAGGACATTTACGCCGTTGAGATCGTGGGCGGCGCCTCCAGGATTCCTGCTATCAAAGAGAGAGTCAGCAAGTTCTTCGGGAAGGAGCTGAGCACGACCCTGAACGCGGACGAGGCCGTGGCCAGGGGCTGCGCCCTGCAG TGTGCCATCCTGTCCCCTGCGTTCAAAGTGAGGGAGTTCTCCATCACTGATGTGGTCCCGTATCCCATCTCCCTGAAGTGGAACTCTGCAGCAGAGGAGGGGTTGAG TGATTGTGAGGTATTCCCAAAGAACCATGCAGCTCCGTTCTCCAAAGTGCTAACTTTCTACCGCAAGGAGCCCTTCTCCTTGGAGGCCTACTACAACACCCCTAAGGAGCTGCCCTATCCGGATCCCACAATAG GTCAGTTCATGATCCAGAAGGTGGTTCCCCAGGCGTCGGGCGAGAGCTCCAAAGTCAAGGTGAAGGTCCGGGTGAATATTCACGGGGTCTTCAGCGTGTCCAGCGCCTCCCTGGTGGAGGTGCAGAAATCTGCAGAGGGCGAGGAGCCCATGGAGACCGACACGCCTACGAAGGACGAAGAG AACAAGATGCAGGTTGACCAGGAGGAGCAGAAGGCTCAAGGTGACAGCCAGAAAGAGAATGAAGATAAGAAGTCTGAGACTGAGGAAATGGAG ACTACAACAGAAGATGGCAAACAGGAGAAGAAAACTGATCAGCCACCACAGGCCAAGAAACCCAAAGTCAAAACAAAGACTGTGGACCTTCCCATAGAGAACAGCCTGCACTGGCAGCTAGCCAACGACATGCTCAATCTCTTTGTGGAGAATGAG GGTAAGATGATCATGCAGGACAAGCTGGAGAAGGAGCGGAACGATGCCAAGAACTGCGTGGAGGAGTACGTGTACGAGATGAGGGACAAGCTGCACGGCGTGCTGGAGAAGTTTGTGAACGAGGCG GACCGTGACACTTTCTCGTTAAAACTTGAGGACACCGAGAACTGGTTATATGAAGATGGAGAGGACCAACAAAAACAAGTGTACATTGATAAACTGGCTGAACTGAAG AAACTTGGCCAGCCCATCCAAGACAGATACATGGAAGCAGAAGAGAGACCAAAAGCATTCGAGGAACTTGGGAAACAAATCCAGCAGTACATGAAAATTGTCGAAGCCTTCAAAACCAAG GAGGAGCAGTATGACCACCTGGATGAGGCCGAAGTCACCAAAGTGGACAAGATGGTCAATGATGCCATGATCTGGATGAACAGCAAAATGAACCAGCAGAGCAAACAGGATCTCGCCCTCGACCCTACTGTGAAGGTCACAGAGATACGGTCGAAAACAAAG GAGCTGTATTCCGCCTGCAACCCCATCGTCTCAAAGCCCAAGCCCAAGGTGGAGCCCCCCAAGGAGGAGAAGGCAGCAGAGCAGAACGGGCCGGTGAATGGACAGGAGAACACGGAGGCCCAGCCAGCCAGCCCCGAGAAAGGAACCGCGGGCAGCCAGCCGGCCCCCGAATCCACAGACAACAAGCTACCCGAGATGGACATTGACtaa
- the zcchc10 gene encoding zinc finger CCHC domain-containing protein 10, with translation MATPMHRIIARRQAEANKQHVRCQKCLEFGHWTYECTGKRKYLHRPSRTVEMKRRLKENENQLAVMPGPGKEGSSEKKMKKKRTKESSSSGSSGGSSSSSDTDSSSSDSSSDSEDSSSSSSDSSDSSSDSEDSSSSSSSSSSSSSDSDSSSSSSSSNEGPPKKRKKKK, from the exons ATGGCGACGCCCATGCACAGAATAATTGCCCGTAGGCAGGC GGAAGCAAATAAGCAACATGTTCGGTGCCAGAAGTGCTTGGAATTCGGGCATTGGACATACGAATGCACCGGGAAAAGGAAGTACCTACACAGACCTTCGAGGACAGTAGAAATGAAGAGGAGGCTGAAAGAAAACGAAAACCAACTGGCGGTCATGCCAGG ACCTGGAAAGGAAGGCTCTAGtgagaagaagatgaagaagaaaag GACGAAGGAGTCGAGCAGCTCcggcagcagcggcggcagcagcagcagcagcgatACCGACAGCTCGTCCAGCGACTCCTCCTCGGACAGCGAGGACTCGTCCAGCTCGTCCTCGGACAGCAGCGACAGCAGCAGCGACAGCGAGGACAGCTCCAGCTCGTCAtcttcctccagcagctccagctccgaCTCCGACTcgtcctccagcagcagcagctccaacGAGGGGCCGcccaagaagaggaagaagaagaagtaa